A region of Veillonellaceae bacterium DNA encodes the following proteins:
- the cobI gene encoding precorrin-2 C(20)-methyltransferase, producing the protein MKKGKLFGIGVGPGDPDLLTVKAVEIIKNADIIITPKTEKKDGSVAYNIAKKYIPENVEILPMVFQMSTDMEAVNAQWKENRKIIAQKLNEGENLVFLTLGDPMLYSTYMYIFNEFRDSDEYSIETIPGIPAFLGIASYINLPVTEWEENVLIIPATASPEKFDAALSAADNAVIMKVYKNFAYVQEELRKHHMMKRSVMVSRAGLPDEIIQRDLDSLPADYKPNYLSTIIAKRDED; encoded by the coding sequence ATGAAAAAGGGAAAATTATTTGGAATCGGAGTAGGTCCAGGAGATCCGGATCTTCTTACAGTGAAAGCAGTAGAAATTATTAAAAATGCGGACATTATTATTACACCGAAGACTGAGAAAAAAGATGGGTCCGTTGCATATAATATTGCCAAGAAATATATTCCGGAAAATGTTGAAATCCTGCCGATGGTATTCCAGATGAGCACTGATATGGAAGCTGTTAATGCCCAGTGGAAAGAAAATCGTAAAATCATTGCTCAAAAGCTGAATGAAGGGGAGAATTTGGTATTCCTCACTCTGGGGGATCCTATGCTGTACAGCACGTACATGTATATTTTTAACGAATTCAGAGATTCCGACGAATATTCCATTGAGACAATTCCCGGAATTCCGGCATTTTTAGGAATCGCTTCTTATATCAACCTGCCTGTGACGGAATGGGAAGAAAATGTATTGATTATTCCCGCTACCGCTTCACCGGAAAAATTTGATGCAGCACTTTCTGCCGCAGATAACGCTGTTATTATGAAGGTATATAAGAATTTTGCTTATGTACAGGAAGAATTGAGGAAACATCATATGATGAAGAGATCTGTCATGGTTTCCCGTGCAGGACTTCCTGATGAAATTATCCAGAGAGACTTGGATAGTCTGCCGGCTGATTATAAGCCTAATTATCTTAGTACAATTATTGCGAAGAGAGATGAGGACTAA
- a CDS encoding energy transducer TonB — protein MHNINHKWSRAVFESILFHGFLLMFFLAIGHFFIPIPPDNHPIEVDLVDTTSGSSGGSGHGSPGSRTDKVSVNQAPSRESNIDSAQDSKAASYEDDKVYPENIESGSEEEASTDDAAQGSGNAGSGSGIGNGYGNGTGSGSGTGSGSGNGTGSGDGSGSGTGSGNGDGSGDGITEGPQILSKVEPAYPSSARKAGITGTTVVGFIIEADGGVSSTWVEQSSGDSSLDNAAVQSVQNWRFVPARRNGIPVESRSRVPITFNLR, from the coding sequence ATGCATAATATAAACCATAAATGGTCCAGGGCTGTTTTTGAGTCAATTCTTTTCCACGGATTCCTGTTAATGTTTTTCCTGGCAATTGGGCACTTTTTTATACCAATTCCGCCGGACAATCATCCTATAGAGGTCGATCTTGTGGATACAACCTCAGGTTCTTCAGGAGGCTCAGGACACGGGTCACCTGGCTCTAGAACAGATAAAGTAAGTGTTAATCAGGCTCCGTCCAGGGAATCGAATATTGATTCAGCACAGGACAGCAAAGCTGCTTCTTATGAAGATGATAAAGTGTATCCGGAAAATATAGAATCCGGCTCGGAAGAAGAGGCATCCACAGATGATGCTGCACAGGGTTCCGGCAATGCGGGCTCCGGTTCAGGCATTGGCAATGGCTATGGCAATGGTACAGGCTCGGGATCGGGCACCGGTTCGGGATCAGGAAATGGAACGGGCTCTGGTGATGGTTCAGGTTCGGGTACTGGAAGTGGCAACGGAGATGGCTCGGGAGATGGTATTACTGAGGGACCTCAGATTTTGTCTAAGGTTGAGCCCGCCTATCCGTCTTCCGCCAGAAAAGCCGGGATTACCGGAACGACTGTCGTTGGGTTTATAATAGAGGCTGATGGTGGCGTTTCTTCCACCTGGGTTGAGCAGTCGTCAGGGGATTCATCATTAGATAATGCTGCCGTTCAATCCGTCCAGAATTGGAGATTTGTTCCAGCTCGTAGAAATGGAATTCCGGTTGAATCAAGATCCAGAGTTCCTATAACGTTCAATTTGCGTTAA
- a CDS encoding biopolymer transporter ExbD produces MKLERFDNEKKPKIMIIPMIDIIFFLLVFFMMSMLSMVTQRSIGLNLPQASTAVIETTEELPISIAEDGTIYVEKEAVSKSSFRRRMEIELSRNHDVKVLLRADKNSQHGDFVFVLDQLKALGIHRISIATESN; encoded by the coding sequence ATGAAACTTGAACGATTTGATAATGAGAAAAAGCCGAAGATAATGATTATACCGATGATTGATATTATCTTTTTCCTTCTGGTCTTTTTCATGATGAGCATGCTTAGCATGGTAACCCAAAGATCGATAGGCCTAAATCTGCCGCAGGCTTCGACAGCTGTCATTGAAACGACAGAAGAACTTCCTATCAGTATCGCAGAAGACGGGACAATCTACGTAGAGAAGGAAGCTGTTTCAAAATCATCTTTCCGGCGGAGGATGGAAATTGAATTAAGCAGGAATCATGATGTCAAAGTCCTGCTTAGAGCAGATAAGAATTCCCAGCACGGAGATTTTGTTTTTGTTCTTGACCAGTTAAAAGCGCTGGGTATTCACAGGATCAGTATTGCTACAGAATCAAATTAA
- a CDS encoding MotA/TolQ/ExbB proton channel family protein, producing the protein MDFLHLFRAGGFMMYPLIIASIAVVAIFIERYKYYKRCRSNTEGIAELLRECLPNDKFNELEDALEKDGGIPAAVLLDGIKCINLEANQNELIEGASSKAVGELKKYLNYLDTIVTLAPLMGLLGTVIGMIESFNVLSTAQGQPFAITGGVAEALVCTGTGLFVAILSLLAYTYLSQRVSEFITQIESLDSLYLSFVKRG; encoded by the coding sequence ATGGATTTTTTACATTTATTTAGGGCAGGCGGATTCATGATGTATCCGCTGATTATTGCATCCATTGCGGTTGTAGCTATTTTCATTGAACGATATAAGTATTATAAAAGGTGCAGATCCAATACAGAAGGTATTGCAGAATTGCTTAGGGAATGTCTGCCAAATGATAAGTTTAATGAGTTAGAAGATGCTCTGGAGAAGGATGGTGGAATTCCGGCCGCGGTCTTACTAGATGGAATCAAATGCATAAACCTGGAGGCTAATCAGAATGAATTGATAGAAGGTGCTTCATCAAAGGCTGTTGGTGAGTTAAAAAAATATTTGAATTATTTAGATACCATTGTCACACTCGCCCCCTTGATGGGGCTCCTGGGAACAGTAATAGGCATGATAGAATCCTTTAATGTGCTTTCTACGGCACAGGGGCAGCCTTTTGCAATCACTGGCGGTGTTGCAGAAGCTTTGGTATGCACTGGAACAGGCCTGTTCGTGGCAATATTATCGCTTCTAGCTTATACGTATCTTTCTCAAAGAGTCAGCGAATTCATTACTCAAATTGAATCACTGGATTCCCTGTATCTGTCCTTCGTGAAGAGAGGGTAA
- the radC gene encoding DNA repair protein RadC, producing the protein MKIKDMRPEDRPRERFAESTNVSLVDLVSILIRTGTRGRAVTEVAQEVVDFLEAKEQDGIDFFDDLNWRDLIEVNGIGKDKAVTICAAIELGRRLAYRHKKIELIDFNSPQKVSRYFMEKLRHETQEKFIVSFLNVKNKLLGYKVISQGSLDAVSVDIKEAMKWAIRYKAHGLIILHNHPSGSPEPSDEDINVTRRFKEAAELLEMELLDHVIIGDGIYVSLNERGFI; encoded by the coding sequence ATGAAGATCAAGGATATGCGTCCGGAGGACCGGCCAAGAGAACGTTTTGCAGAGTCTACGAATGTAAGTCTTGTCGATTTGGTGTCAATTCTCATCCGCACAGGAACACGGGGGAGAGCTGTAACGGAAGTGGCTCAGGAAGTGGTAGACTTTTTAGAAGCGAAAGAGCAGGATGGTATCGACTTCTTTGATGATCTTAATTGGCGTGACTTGATTGAAGTTAATGGCATTGGAAAAGACAAGGCAGTAACGATATGTGCAGCAATAGAACTCGGGCGGAGGCTGGCGTATCGTCATAAGAAGATTGAACTTATTGATTTTAATTCACCGCAGAAAGTTTCCAGATATTTTATGGAGAAACTTCGTCATGAAACACAGGAGAAGTTTATCGTTTCATTTTTGAATGTTAAAAATAAATTACTGGGATACAAAGTAATTTCGCAGGGAAGCCTGGATGCGGTATCTGTCGATATTAAGGAAGCAATGAAGTGGGCTATCCGATATAAGGCACACGGATTAATCATTCTTCATAATCATCCATCGGGTTCACCTGAACCATCAGATGAGGATATTAACGTTACGAGGCGCTTTAAGGAAGCGGCTGAATTATTGGAAATGGAATTACTGGATCATGTCATCATAGGAGATGGCATTTACGTGAGTCTCAATGAACGGGGCTTTATCTAA
- a CDS encoding DUF4321 domain-containing protein codes for MKVIGARAPLVLCIFTGILLSEAVNHVLTTGAYLSQYPYLTQSFTILNIENISLNLFIMQLHFGIKIVLNLITALSILASLYVYKKL; via the coding sequence ATGAAAGTGATTGGCGCAAGAGCGCCACTGGTACTATGTATATTCACAGGAATTTTGCTGAGCGAAGCGGTCAATCATGTGCTGACAACGGGAGCTTATTTATCTCAGTATCCGTATCTGACGCAGTCTTTTACAATTCTTAATATCGAAAATATATCGCTCAATCTGTTTATTATGCAGCTTCATTTCGGTATAAAGATTGTGCTGAATCTGATTACAGCGCTCAGCATTCTCGCATCACTGTATGTATACAAGAAACTATAA